Proteins found in one Falsirhodobacter algicola genomic segment:
- a CDS encoding polyprenyl synthetase family protein, with amino-acid sequence MDVDDVSQKPHDRLGAWLAPDMDRVNVLIRDRMASRHAPRIPEVTAHLVEAGGKRLRPMLVLAAARMCGYDGPFHVHLAATVEFIHTATLLHDDVVDESAQRRGRPTANLLWDNKSSVLVGDYLFARSFQLMVEPGRMDVLDVLCNASATIAEGEVLQLTAAQDLATTEEIYLQVVRGKTAALFAAAAEVGGMIADATPAQVAGLRDYGDALGIAFQIVDDLLDYGGVAETIGKNTGDDFRERKLTLPVIKAVALADADETAFWQRTIAEGDQAEGDLSRAQEILARHGAMEAARADAIAWAERAKSALDPLPAHDLRDMLVDLADYVVARIR; translated from the coding sequence AAGCCGCATGACCGGCTGGGGGCGTGGCTTGCCCCGGACATGGACCGGGTGAACGTCCTGATCCGGGATCGGATGGCCTCTCGGCACGCACCCCGCATCCCGGAAGTGACCGCCCATCTGGTGGAGGCGGGGGGCAAACGTCTGCGCCCCATGCTGGTGCTCGCGGCGGCGCGGATGTGCGGCTATGACGGCCCGTTCCACGTCCACCTCGCCGCCACGGTGGAGTTCATTCACACGGCCACCCTCCTGCACGACGACGTGGTGGACGAAAGCGCGCAGCGCCGGGGCCGCCCGACGGCCAACCTTCTGTGGGACAACAAATCCTCGGTGCTGGTGGGGGATTATCTGTTTGCGCGGTCCTTCCAGCTGATGGTCGAACCGGGGCGGATGGATGTGCTCGACGTGCTGTGCAACGCCTCGGCGACGATCGCCGAAGGTGAGGTGCTGCAACTGACCGCTGCGCAGGATCTGGCGACGACCGAAGAGATCTATCTTCAGGTGGTGCGCGGCAAGACGGCGGCGCTGTTCGCCGCTGCGGCCGAAGTCGGCGGCATGATCGCGGACGCCACCCCGGCGCAGGTCGCGGGGCTGCGCGATTATGGCGATGCGCTGGGCATCGCGTTCCAGATCGTGGACGATCTACTGGATTACGGCGGCGTCGCCGAAACCATCGGCAAGAACACCGGCGACGATTTCCGCGAGCGCAAGCTGACGCTGCCGGTGATCAAGGCGGTGGCCTTGGCCGATGCCGACGAAACGGCCTTCTGGCAGCGCACCATCGCCGAGGGCGATCAGGCCGAGGGCGATCTGTCCCGCGCGCAGGAGATCCTTGCCCGTCACGGCGCGATGGAGGCGGCGCGCGCCGATGCCATCGCTTGGGCCGAGCGGGCGAAATCCGCCCTCGATCCGCTGCCGGCGCATGATCTGCGCGACATGCTGGTGGATCTGGCCGATTACGTGGTAGCCCGCATCCGCTAA